From a single Epinephelus fuscoguttatus linkage group LG18, E.fuscoguttatus.final_Chr_v1 genomic region:
- the tbc1d13 gene encoding TBC1 domain family member 13 → MSTAYKNRIQEFKVTLSEENINLKTLRELCFNGIPFEGGIRALCWKILLNYLPLDQTLWESFLKKQREVYSQFLKEMIIQPGIAKANLGLSREDVTMEDHPLNPNPDSRWNTYFKDNEILLQIDKDVRRLYPDMAFFQRPTEYPCQLILDPQNDYETLRRRVEQTTLKAQTVNRNRSGVTNVSSPGKALNLYPSNEYEVLPNGSEAHWEVVERILFIYAKLNPGIAYVQGMNEIVGPIYYTFATDPNSQWKEHAEADTFFCFTNLMSENRDNFIKSLDDSQCGITYKMESVYSMLKDKDLELYLKLEEQNIKPQYFTFRWLTLLLSQEFLLPDVIRIWDTLFSDQDRFHFLILVCCAMLILIRDNLLAGDFTVNMRLLQDYPISDVHTILTKAKDLQDNS, encoded by the exons ATGTCTACCGCATACAAAAACAG AATACAGGAATTCAAAGTAACCTTGAGTGAAGAAAACATAAACTTGAAGACTCTGAGAGAGCTGTGCTTCAATG GAATCCCATTTGAAGGAGGTATACGAGCTCTTTGCTGGAAA ATCCTTCTCAATTATCTTCCTCTTGATCAGACATTATGGGAATCTTTCCTCAAAAAGCAGAG GGAGGTGTACTCCCAGTTCCTGAAGGAGATGATCATCCAGCCCGGTATTGCCAAAGCCAACTTGGGCCTTTCCAGAGAAGATGTGACTATGGAGGATCAT CCTCTAAATCCGAACCCAGACAGCAGGTGGAATACCTACTTCAAAGATAATGAAATTCTGCTACAAATCGACAAGGATGTAAG gcgGCTGTACCCAGACATGGCATTCTTCCAGCGTCCCACAGAATACCCCTGCCAGCTTATCTTGGACCCTCAGAATGACTATGAGACGTTGCGTCGGCGAGTCGAACAAACCACCCTGAAAGCACAAACTGTAAACCGCAACCGCAGTGGAGTCACCAAT GTCAGCTCCCCTGGAAAGGCGTTGAACCTGTATCCATCTAATGAATATGAGGTACTGCCCAATGGGAGTGAGGCACACTGGGAAGTGGTGGAGCGGATCCTCTTCATCTATGCCAAACTCAACCCTGGGATTGCCTACGTACAGGGCATGAATGAGATTGTTGGGCCAATTTACTACACCTTTGCCACGGACCCCAACAGCCAGTGGAAAG AGCACGCTGAAGCAGATACATTCTTCTGTTTCACCAACCTGATGTCAGAGAACAGAGACAACTTCATCAAGAGCCTGGACGACTCTCAGTGCGGCATCACCTACAAGATGGAGAGTGTGTACTCCATGCTCAAAGACAAAGACCTGGAGCTCTATCTCAAGCTG GAAGAACAGAACATCAAACCGCAGTATTTCACATTCCGGTGGCTGACCTTGTTGTTATCTCAGGAGTTCCTCCTGCCAGATGTCATCCGCATCTGGGACACCCTGTTTTCTGACCAGGACAGATTCCACTTCCTCATCCTGGTCTGCTGCGCCATGCTCAT ACTTATCCGGGACAACTTACTGGCAGGAGACTTTACAGTGAATATGAGATTACTGCAG GATTACCCGATCTCAGATGTTCACACCATCCTGACCAAGGCCAAAGACCTTCAGGATAACTCCTAA